Below is a genomic region from Candidatus Nealsonbacteria bacterium CG07_land_8_20_14_0_80_39_13.
TCATTTTAATGTTTTTCTTCTTTTCTATTTTTTTAAATCCGAGTTGAACTGATTCATATCCGTCCTTATCATTTGTCTTGACTTGCAAAACCTTACAAGGGCCGGCTGAAACCAAAGTCACCGGAACATACTTCCTGTTATCATTGAAAACCCTGGTCATTCCTACTTTTTCTCCTAAAATGAATTTCATATTTATATTTAAAGAAAAACTGGGCGCTAGCCCAGCTTTTCAGCAGACTAGTTTGCACTTGTAAAATTTGATTAAAGCAAATTTTTTTACAGTTTGCAAACTGATTCACAGTTTTACAACTTATATATTATAAACCTACTTTATGTCAATAAACACTCCTGCCGGCAAATTCAACGTTGACAAAGCGTCAATAACCTTCGGATTCGGACTCAAAATATCTATTAATCTCTTGTGGAGTCTTATTTCAAATTGCTCTCTTGCATCCTTATGGACAAAAGTTGATCTGTTGACGGTTTGCTTGTCTATTTCAGTCGGTAAAGGAATCGGTCCGGAAATTTCAGCGCCATAGCGCAAAACAGTATCAATAATCTGCTTGACGGAATTGTCAATCACCTTGTGGTCATAACCGCGTAATTTAATCCTGATTCTCGGTTTTACCTCTTCTTTGATAGCTGTATTTGCCTTCTTCTTAACGGTCATTTTAAATGTATTACTTAATGATTTTTGTCACAACCCCGGCTCCGACAGTTTTTCCTCCTTCCCTGATGGCGAATTTCTGTTTTTCTTCCATAGCGATAGGAGCAATCAATTTAACATTTACTTTTACGGTATCTCCGGGCATTACCATTTCTGTTCCCTCCGGCAATTCAACGTCTCCTGTAACATCAGTAGTTCTGAAATAAAATTGAGGCTTGTATCCCTTGAAGAAAGGAGTGTGGCGACCGCCTTCTTCCTTGCTTAAAACATAAACATCTGTGCTGAATTCAGTATGAGGAGTAATCGTGCCCGGTTTCGCCAAAACTTGTCCTCTTTCAATGTCCTCTTTTTTAAGACCTCTTAAAAGGATGCCGACGTTGTCTCCGGCTCTTCCCTGGTCAAGAATTTTATTAAACATTTCCACGGAAATAGCTACTGTTTTCTTTGTGTCTTTTATTCCGACGATTTCAACTTCGTCTCCGGAATTAACTATTCCCCTTTCAATTCTGCCTGTGGCAACTGTTCCTCTTCCCTCAATTGAGAAAACATCTTCTACAGCCATCAAGAACGGTTTTTCTATGTCCCTTATTGGCTCAGAAATGTATTCATCTACCTTGCTCATTAATTCTAAAATCGGCTTGACCGCTTCATCATCAACGGAAGTGGCTTGTAAAGCTTTTAAAGCTGAACCCCTTATGATCGGAATTTGGTCTCCAGGGAAGTTATATTTCTTTAAAAGGTCTCTTATCTCCCCTTCAACTAAATCAACCATTTCAGGGTCATCAACCTGGTCAACTTTGTTTAAGAAAACAACTAAGGCCGGCAAACCAACCTGACCGGCTAAAAGAATGTGCTCTCTTGTTTGAGGCATAGGGCCGTCAGTAGCGGCAACAACCAAAATACCTCCGTCCATTTGAGCGGCTCCGGTAATCATATTCTTGATATAGTCAGCGTGTCCCGGACAATCAATGTGAGCATAGTGTCTTTTCTCCGTTTCGTATTCAAGGTGGGTAATATTAATGGTAATTCCTCTCTGTTTTTCTTCAGGCGCAAAGTCAATTTGATCAACGGACTTTTCCGTTGTCGGAAAACCCTTCAATTTTAAACAATGAAGAATAGCCGCGGTAAGTGTTGTCTTGCCGTGGTCAACGTGGCCGATTGTACCGATGTTAAGATGAGGTTTACTTCTCTCAAATTTTGCTTTTTCTGCCATAGATTTTATTTATTAATTATTTTTTTTATTTTTTTTATTTTTTTTAATTTTTTATGTTTTTAATTTTCCAATATTATTCATTTAAGCAAATCTATTTGAACAAGTCAATAGCCCCTTAGTTGTGGATTTGTCAAAGCGCTTTCAGCCATCATTAACCATGTTATTTGCGTCGGCCTTCTATTATTTCTTGAGCGATATTTCCGGGAACTTCCTGATAAGAATCAAATTCCATAGTGAATGTTCCCCTGCCTTCAGTCAGACTCCTCAAATTAGTGGCATAGCCGAACATTTCCGCCAAAGGAACTTTTATGTCAATAACTTTCATATTCAATCTGTCTTTAGTTTCATCAATCCTGCCTCTCCTCGCAGACAAATCGCCGATAACATCGCCGAAATGTTCTGCCGGAACAACTACTTCCAATTTCATAATCGGCTCCAATAAGAAAGCCCCGGCTCTCCTGGCCGCTTCGCTGAAAGCCATAGAAGAAGCGATTTTAAAAGCTATTTCAGAAGAATCAACTTCATGGAAAGATCCGTCATATAAAGCCACTTCCACGTCTACCATCGGATAGTTGGCAACGACTCCCTTGTCCATTGCCTCCTTAACTCCTTTTTCAACCGCCGGGAAATATTCCCTCGGAATAGAACCTCCTTTAATTTCATTTATGAATTCAAATCCCTTGCCTGTTTCTTTAGGCGACAATCTCAACCAAACATCTCCATATTGCCCCTTTCCTCCTGATTGACGGATATATTTACCTTGCGCTTCTGCTGTTGTTCTGATTGTTTCCCTATAAGCTACTTGAGGCCTGCCGATGGACGCTTCCACTTTAAATTCTCTTTTCATTCTGTCGCAAATAATATCAAGGTGAAGCTCTCCCATGCCGGAAATAATTGTTTCTCCTGTTTCAGGATCGCCCTTCACCCTGAAGGTCGGGTCTTCATCAGAAAGTTTTTTCAAAGCCGCTCCCATTTTCTCCCTGTCAGCCTTGCTCTTCGGTTCAACCCTAATAGAAATAACCGGTTCAGGGAAAATAATCTCTTCAAGAATAACCGGCGATTCTTCTGCGCACAATGTGTGCCCGGTAAATGTATTTTTAAGTCCGACTGTGGCAGCTATATCCCCTGTAAAAAGTTCATCAACCTCTTCCCTGTTATTGGCGTGCATCCGCAAAATTCTGCCGATTCTTTCTTTTTCTCCTGTTTCCGTATTCAAAACATAAGAACCCTTTTGGAGAGAGCCTGAATAAACTCTGAAGAAAGTGAGCGTTCCTACAAAAGGGTCAGTGGCGATTTTAAAAGCCAAAGCGCTGAACGGTTCCGCATCTGAAGCTTTCCTCTCTATTTCCTCTCTTGTTTTAGGCTCAAGGCCTTTAACCGGAGGAAGGTCAACCGGACTGGGGAGATAATCGCAAATTGCGTCAAGCAGAAGATGGACTCCTTTATTTTTAAGAGCCGAACCGCAAAAAACAGGAACGAGTTTACAACTGATTACCGCCCTCCTTAAAGACGCTCTCAACTCTTCTTCTGAAATTTCTTTCTGTCCCAAGTATTTCTCCAATAAAACATCGTCTTCTCCGGCAATCTTTTCAACCATTTTTCCCCGCCACTCTTTTGCTTTTTCCAATAAATCTTGAGGGATGTCTGATATTTTTATATCCTTGCCTGATTCGCCTTCAAATCTGAAAGCTTTCATTTTCAATAAATCAATGACCCCCCCCATATTTTCTTCAGCTCCCAGAGGTAATTGCATGGCCACGGCGTTAGGAGTCAGCTTGTTCCAAATCGAAATTAAGCTCTTTTCAAAATCAGCTCCGACCCTGTCTATTTTATTTATAAAACATATTCTCGGAACGTTATATTTGTCAGCTTGGCGCCAAACTGTCTCCGATTGTGATTCAACGCCGGCTACTCCGTCAAAAACAACCACTCCCCCGTCCAAAACCCTTAAAGACCTTTGGACTTCAGCTGTGAAATCAATGTGGCCGGGAGTGTCAATAAGATTTATTCTGTATTTATTTTCCTTGGCATGTTCCAAATAAGTCGGGTTCCAAAAACAGGTCGTGGCGGCGGAAGTAATGGTAATCCCTCTTTCCCTTTCTTGGTCCATCCAATCCATTATCGCCGCGCCTTCGTGGACTTCGCCGATTTTATGGGAAATTCCGGTGAAAAACAAAATACGCTCGGAAACCGTTGTTTTCCCGGCGTCAATGTGGGCAATAATGCCGATGTCTCTATAACGTTCTATTGGATACTCTCTCGCCATAAATTACAATTATCAATTTCTAATTTCTAATAAATCTTCAATGACTTAATTTTAAAAATATTTATATTCAACTATTGTTGAAGCAATTCTAGGACTTTGTCTCTCAATCCTTCTGTCCTTGTTATCGTATTTATGTCTACCCTTCCCTTCCTGACAAGCCCAATGGCCTCTATTAACTCCCCTGGCGTATAAAATTTTTGCGTGCCTGGAATTGTTCCTTTTTGAATAATAGCCACATACAGCTCTTGAAAATTACGTGCTTCTGGTATCTTAAATCCGGTTTTTAAAAAATTCTCTATTGAAGAGAGACCTAAGCTGCCATCTCCGCCAGATGTTTTAGTGACAACCGTTTGGAAATTTTTAAAACCAACAATAGTTAACCCAATTCCACACTTCCCGCTATTATAAAGACTCTTATCAACCAACGAATCGCCTATCCTAAAAATTGTACCTTCCTGATCTTTTATCTCCTTTATGTCAGGATTAATTTTTATTTCTTCTTCCGGATTTTTCCCTTTCTCCACTTCCACTGGCTTTGGATTAATAATATTCTCAATTCTCCCAAAAATAGACATAATTTTTAGATTGACTTATTTTTTAGATTGATTATTTTTAAACTATAAAACTTAAGTTTCGAACTCTAAATTATCAATTTTTGGTATTAGCGACGGCCGAAATGAGCGAAAGCTCTGTTAGCCTCGGCTGTTCTGTGCATATCCTCTTTTTTCTTTATGGCCACGCCAGTATTATTGGCGGCGTTAATCAATTCTTCAGCCAGTTTTTCTCTCGTTGGTTTTCCCTTCTTTGACCTGGCCGCGCCGATTATCCAGCGGATGGACAAGGTTAATTTTCTCTCCCTCCTCACTTCTCTAGGAACCTGATAAGTCGCTCCTCCGACTCTTTGAGATTTAACCTCAAGCAAAGGAGAAGCGTTTTCCAGCGCTTTTTCAAAAATTTCAACCGGCTCTTTTTTTGTTTTTTCCTTTATGATGTCAAAGCTGTCATAAACTATTTTCTTGGCAATCGTCTTTTTCCCTTCCTTCATTATGTTGTTTATAAACTTGCTGACATCAGCATTGTTATAAATAGAGTCAGGCAATACAATATGTTTTTTAATCTTCTTCATATCTATTTCTTGGCTTTAGCTGTTTTTTTATCAATCTTAGCGCCGTATTTTGAACGGCTCTGCTTTCTTCCTTCAACTCCTGATGTGTCCAATTTGCCTCTTATTATGTGATACCTCACTCCCGGCAGATCTTTTACTCTTCCGCCCCTTATCAAAACCATCGAGTGCTCTTGAAGATTATGCCCGACTCCGGGAATATAGGCGGTAACCTCCATTCCATTCGTAAGTCTTATTCTGGCAACTTTTCTCAAGGCCGAGTTCGGTTTCTTCGGAGTAACCGTAAAAACCTTAAGACAAACGCCTCTCTTAAAAGAAGAGAAGCCGCTCACCGGACGATTCTTCAAAGGATTAAATCCGAAAGCCAAAGCAGGAGTCTCATCTTTCTCCTTGGATTTTTTTCTTGGTTTTTTTGTCAGTTGATTAATCGTCGGCATAAATTTTAAATGCTTACAGATAAAGTTATCAAATAAATTTTTGAATGTCAAATTATCTGGAGGAAGTTGTCGAGGGAAGCGGTTGCCCCTTGACCGGCAATGAGACTAAAGATAAAAAAAGTCGCGCTGAACAAAGGAATTATCCCGACAAAAATAAGGTAAAAAAACAATAAAGAAATAATCAATCCGTTTCTCTGTAAAAAGTCTTTGACGTTATTCATGGAAACAGGCAGAAGGCTGAAAAGAATATGCGAACCGTCCAAAGGAGGAACGGGAATCAAATTAAATATCGCCAAAAGAACATTGATGAAAACAATCCCGGCGAACATTGAAGCAAGAGCAGGAGACTGGCCGGCTATGTCCGGGAAAAACCGTAAAATCAAGCCAAAAAATAAAGCGATCAATAAATTTGAGCCCGGTCCGGCGAAAGAAACTTTTAAATCTCCCCATTTTTGGTCTTTGAAGTTAAAAGGATTGACCGGAACCGGCTTGGCCCAGCCAAAAAGAAAAGGGCTCTTGGTGATAACCAATAGTAAGGGAACCAGAATGGAGCCGATCGGATCTATGTGGCTTATGGGATTTAGCGTAAGACGGCCGGCGTTTTTAGCTGTAGTATCGCCAAGCTGATAAGCCATTAAGCCATGAGAAACCTCGTGGATGACGATTGAGAATATTAAAATCGCAACAAAAAATAACCATTCAAACATATTAGAAGCTAAAAATTAAAAATGAAAAATTAAAAACAACAGCTAAAAATTTAAAAAAATATCAATTTGTAAATTTAAGTATAACAAAAAATTTACAAAAAACAAAACATATGATAACATCAAAAAGGTAATTAAAATAATCTAAATTTTCGCTCTATTTAATTGTTATTTTGCATTTTTCGTTTTGCATTTTACATTTGACTGAGCGAAGCGAAGGAACATGGCTAAACAATGCGTTATCTGCGAAAAAAGTTCAACGATGGTCGGACATATGAACAAGCTTAGGGGTAAAT
It encodes:
- a CDS encoding 30S ribosomal protein S12; this encodes MPTINQLTKKPRKKSKEKDETPALAFGFNPLKNRPVSGFSSFKRGVCLKVFTVTPKKPNSALRKVARIRLTNGMEVTAYIPGVGHNLQEHSMVLIRGGRVKDLPGVRYHIIRGKLDTSGVEGRKQSRSKYGAKIDKKTAKAKK
- the tuf gene encoding elongation factor Tu produces the protein MAEKAKFERSKPHLNIGTIGHVDHGKTTLTAAILHCLKLKGFPTTEKSVDQIDFAPEEKQRGITINITHLEYETEKRHYAHIDCPGHADYIKNMITGAAQMDGGILVVAATDGPMPQTREHILLAGQVGLPALVVFLNKVDQVDDPEMVDLVEGEIRDLLKKYNFPGDQIPIIRGSALKALQATSVDDEAVKPILELMSKVDEYISEPIRDIEKPFLMAVEDVFSIEGRGTVATGRIERGIVNSGDEVEIVGIKDTKKTVAISVEMFNKILDQGRAGDNVGILLRGLKKEDIERGQVLAKPGTITPHTEFSTDVYVLSKEEGGRHTPFFKGYKPQFYFRTTDVTGDVELPEGTEMVMPGDTVKVNVKLIAPIAMEEKQKFAIREGGKTVGAGVVTKIIK
- a CDS encoding 30S ribosomal protein S10, translating into MTVKKKANTAIKEEVKPRIRIKLRGYDHKVIDNSVKQIIDTVLRYGAEISGPIPLPTEIDKQTVNRSTFVHKDAREQFEIRLHKRLIDILSPNPKVIDALSTLNLPAGVFIDIK
- a CDS encoding 30S ribosomal protein S7; translated protein: MKKIKKHIVLPDSIYNNADVSKFINNIMKEGKKTIAKKIVYDSFDIIKEKTKKEPVEIFEKALENASPLLEVKSQRVGGATYQVPREVRRERKLTLSIRWIIGAARSKKGKPTREKLAEELINAANNTGVAIKKKEDMHRTAEANRAFAHFGRR
- a CDS encoding site-2 protease family protein; this encodes MFEWLFFVAILIFSIVIHEVSHGLMAYQLGDTTAKNAGRLTLNPISHIDPIGSILVPLLLVITKSPFLFGWAKPVPVNPFNFKDQKWGDLKVSFAGPGSNLLIALFFGLILRFFPDIAGQSPALASMFAGIVFINVLLAIFNLIPVPPLDGSHILFSLLPVSMNNVKDFLQRNGLIISLLFFYLIFVGIIPLFSATFFIFSLIAGQGATASLDNFLQII
- the fusA gene encoding elongation factor G; translation: MAREYPIERYRDIGIIAHIDAGKTTVSERILFFTGISHKIGEVHEGAAIMDWMDQERERGITITSAATTCFWNPTYLEHAKENKYRINLIDTPGHIDFTAEVQRSLRVLDGGVVVFDGVAGVESQSETVWRQADKYNVPRICFINKIDRVGADFEKSLISIWNKLTPNAVAMQLPLGAEENMGGVIDLLKMKAFRFEGESGKDIKISDIPQDLLEKAKEWRGKMVEKIAGEDDVLLEKYLGQKEISEEELRASLRRAVISCKLVPVFCGSALKNKGVHLLLDAICDYLPSPVDLPPVKGLEPKTREEIERKASDAEPFSALAFKIATDPFVGTLTFFRVYSGSLQKGSYVLNTETGEKERIGRILRMHANNREEVDELFTGDIAATVGLKNTFTGHTLCAEESPVILEEIIFPEPVISIRVEPKSKADREKMGAALKKLSDEDPTFRVKGDPETGETIISGMGELHLDIICDRMKREFKVEASIGRPQVAYRETIRTTAEAQGKYIRQSGGKGQYGDVWLRLSPKETGKGFEFINEIKGGSIPREYFPAVEKGVKEAMDKGVVANYPMVDVEVALYDGSFHEVDSSEIAFKIASSMAFSEAARRAGAFLLEPIMKLEVVVPAEHFGDVIGDLSARRGRIDETKDRLNMKVIDIKVPLAEMFGYATNLRSLTEGRGTFTMEFDSYQEVPGNIAQEIIEGRRK